In the Choloepus didactylus isolate mChoDid1 chromosome 5, mChoDid1.pri, whole genome shotgun sequence genome, one interval contains:
- the LOC119534667 gene encoding armadillo repeat-containing X-linked protein 2-like, with protein sequence MSRVRDAGCVAAGIVIGAGAWYCVYKYAGGRAQTKKRLTKPKTRAGAVAGTGARARAGLRAGFTIDLGPEFSPPAPVQAGAENRAQNEASALDTAGAKAVVPAAASADGQSGEGSQAKEPDGVGVETKAESVVAAAEASAMAASLGAEATGAAETTAMSEAPKVAEVPGAVPLGTEEAPEVTEAPGAVAPTQAVEARGAAGHTRAAEAPQVVVPTGAAEAPGTSGSSRTAAVPGTAAVKRATPGAHTGAIPKSGSSTGAVPKGGAKGGTKARTGGKGKGKKSKVEVDELGIGFRPGDGAAVAAAASANGGQAFLAEVPDSEEGESRWTDTESDSDSEPETQHRGKGKRTIPMQKRPFPYEIDEILGARDLRKVLTLLQKSDDPFVQQVALLTLSNNANYSCNQDTIRKLGGLPIIANMINKTDPHIKEKALMALNNLSENYENQGRLQVYMNKVMDDVMASNLNSAVQVVGLKFLTNMTITNDYQHLLVNSIANFFRLLSQGGGKIKVEILKILSNFAENPDMLKKLLSTQVPASFSSLYNSYVESEILINALTLFEIIYDNLRAEVFNYREFNKGSLFFLCTASGICVKKIRALANHHDLLVKVKVIKLVDKF encoded by the coding sequence ATGAGCCGCGTTCGCGATGCTGGTTGTGTAGCCGCAGGGATAGTGATCGGGGCTGGTGCCTGGTACTGCGTGTACAAATACGCCGGGGGAAGAGCCCAAACGAAAAAGAGACTGACCAAGCCGAAGAccagggcaggggcagtggcTGGGACAGGAGCCAGAGCTAGAGCTGGGTTAAGGGCTGGATTCACAATTGACCTTGGGCCCGAATTCAGTCCTCCCGCTCCAGTCCAGGCTGGGGCGGAAAACAGGGCCCAGAATGAAGCCTCTGCTCTGGACACGGCCGGAGCTAAGGCAGTGGTCCCAGCTGCAGCCAGTGCTGACGGTCAGAGTGGGGAAGGAAGTCAGGCCAAGGAGCCTGATGGGGTAGGGGTTGAGACTAAGGCCGAATCTGTAGTAGCGGCTGCAGAGGCTTCTGCAATGGCAGCATCCCTCGGGGCAGAGGCTACTGGGGCTGCAGAGACCACCGCAATGTCAGAGGCTCCCAAAGTGGCAGAAGTCCCCGGGGCAGTGCCTCTGGGGACAGAAGAAGCTCCAGAAGTAACAGAGGCTCCAGGGGCTGTAGCTCCTACCCAGGCTGTGGAGGCTCGTGGCGCTGCAGGGCATACTCGGGCAGCAGAAGCTCCCCAGGTGGTGGTTCCTACCGGTGCTGCAGAGGCTCCTGGGACATCAGGGTCCTCTAGAACAGCAGCAGTTCCTGGAACAGCAGCTGTCAAGAGAGCTACTCCTGGGGCTCACACTGGGGCTATACCTAAGTCTGGGTCATCAACTGGAGCTGTACCCAAAGGTGGGGCCAAGGGTGGAACCAAGGCCCGAACTGGAGGCAAGGGTAAGGGCAAGAAAAGCAAAGTTGAAGTAGATGAATTGGGGATAGGCTTCCGCCCTGGGGATGGGGCTGCAGTAGCTGCTGCAGCCTCTGCTAATGGGGGACAAGCTTTCCTAGCAGAGGTTCCTGATTCTGAGGAAGGGGAGTCCAGGTGGACTGACACAGAGTCCGATTCAGACTCTGAGCCTGAGACTCAGCACAGAGGGAAAGGTAAAAGAACCATTCCCATGCAGAAGCGCCCCTTTCCTTATGAAATTGATGAGATTCTGGGTGCCCGTGACCTCAGGAAAGTCCTTACCTTGCTTCAGAAGTCTGATGATCCTTTCGTCCAACAGGTAGCTTTGCTCACCCTGAGCAACAATGCCAATTATTCATGCAACCAAGACACAATTCGCAAATTGGGAGGCCTCCCGATTATTGCAAACATGATCAACAAAACTGATCCCCACATTAAGGAAAAAGCCTTAATGGCCCTGAATAACCTGAGTGAGAATTATGAAAATCAGGGTCGTCTTCAGGTATACATGAATAAAGTGATGGATGATGTCATGGCCTCTAACCTGAATTCAGCAGTACAGGTAGTTGGACtaaaatttttaacaaacatGACTATTACTAATGACTACCAGCACCTGCTTGTTAATTCCATTGCAAACTTTTTCCGTTTGTTATCTCAGGGAGGTGGAAAAATCAAGGTTGagattttgaaaatactttcaaattttgctGAAAATCCAGATATGTTAAAAAAACTGCTCAGTACCCAAGTGCCGGCATCATTTAGTTCCCTCTATAATTCTTATGTGGAATCAGAAATTCTTATTAATGCCCTTACTCTATTTGAGATCATCTATGACAATCTCAGAGCAGAAGTATTCAACTACAGAGAATTCAATAAAGGTTCCCTTTTTTTCTTATGCACTGCATCTGGAATATGTGTTAAGAAAATTCGAGCCTTAGCAAATCACCATGACCTCCTGGTGAAAGTGAAAGTTATAAAACTAGTGGACAAATTCTGA